The Cellulophaga sp. RHA19 genome includes the window ATCTTTTGGAGTTCCTCTTTTTAATAAAAAATCTCGTACAAAGCCACCAATAACATAGCTATCTACATTAAGTTCTGCAGCAGCTTCTGCTATTACTAAAAAAATTGGGTCTTTAATTGCGTCTTTGTAGTTGTCTTGCGTCATTCCTATTTCCGAATCACCTTTACTTTACCATCATTACTTAATTTAATAATTGATGAAGGGGTGACTTTTTGTATGTTTCGCTGCAAATTTACGGCATAGTCTACACCTTTTAAAATATCAGAACTTATTTCTTTAAAACTTTTAGCTGTTGGTTCTCCAGAAAGGTTAGCAGAAGTAGAAACAATAGGTTTTTTAAACTTACTTATTAAGTATTGACAAAATTTATCTGTTGCAACTCTAATTGCTAAGCTATTGTCCTTAGCGATAAGATTTTGAGCTACATTTTTTGGATTATCATATACAATTGTTGTTGGTTTGTCTGCAATATCTATAATGTCAAAGGCTACTTCAGGTACTTTTTCTACGTGCTTTTCTAACATAAAGTCATTTGCAACCAAGCAAATCATTGTTTTAGTATTTACTCTTTTTTTAAGCTGATATATTTTTTTTACGGCATCTTCATTAGTTGCATCACAACCAATGCCCCAAACAGTATCTGTAGGATATAAAATAACACCACCATTTTGTAAAACAGTAATACATGTATTTATTTCATCAATAAAGTTCTGATCTGGTTTATTTTTGTGTGCCATTATATAATTTTTTTAGAAATTTATATCTATTTTTTGTAGAGATGGCATATAAATAACTAATAGTTATACCTTTAATACCATCTAAAATACCAAATTTTACTATGTAGTGTTCTACAAATTTTCCTATTGGTTTTATATAAAGATGAAAAGGAGTAGCTTTTTTGTTTTTAACAAAATCTTCTTGAGCTTTCATTTCTCCATAGCGAAGCATTTTAATTTTAAAAGCTTTGTAACTATTAAAAGAATAATGTAATAATTTATTTTTTAAAATACTTACAATACCATTTACAATAAGAGTTTCATGAACAATTAAACTAGGGTCAAATTTTACCTTGTTTTTTTGAAATAGCCTGTAATTTTTATCTCTTTGGGTACCACTAAAATTAATTTTTTTTCCTTTGTACATAAAAATGCGATACATAAAATATGCAGCAGCAGGATTGGAGCTATTTACTGTTGAAATAATTTCATTTTTTAATGATAAAGATATTCTTTCATCAGCATCAACAAATAAAATCCAATTGTTTTTAGCTAAAGATAAAGCATAGGACTTTTGATCTGTATAGTTTTTAAATTCTCTTTTTATAAAAGTTATGTTGTTATATTTTTTTGCAAGTTCTTCAGTTTTATCAGTACTAAAAGAATCTATAACTATAATCTCATCAGCGAAACTTATATTTTCTATAACTTCACATATATTATTTTCTTCATTATAAGTTATTAGTAATGCTGAGATTTTATTTTTTTTATTTTTTGGAGCTAAATACTCTTCCATTTGCTTGTAAATAAAAGAGTTGTTAAAGGTTGAGTTAATATAATTAAACCCATAAGTTCCTAATTCATCTCTTAATTTACTATTAGATGCAAGAAGTTCTACTTTGTTAGCAACTTTATTTACATTATTTAGTTCTACTATGTAACCACTTTTATTATTTATTACTATTTCTGGTATACTTGTAGTATTAAAAGCAATAACAGGTTTATGGCAGAGAGAAGCTTCAGCAAGTACATACCCAAAACCTTCCCATAGTGAAGGGTGTATAAATATATGGCTAGATTTTATAAACTTTTTTATATCATCTATAAAGCCTAAAAAAATAACTTCGTTATGCACATTAAGTTCTTTAGATAATTTCACTAATTTTTCTTTTAGAGACCCATCACCTCCTATATAAATTTTATGTTTAATGTTTCTGTCTTTTAATTCTTTAGATAAATGAATTAAAAACTGATGATTTTTTTCATACTCTAACCTTCCCAAACTTGTTATTATAAGTTCATCGTTAGAATTATTATTATGTAGAATTTCTTTAGAATTATTAGAACAATCAATGGCGTTGTAAATAATCTTAATTTTCTCTTCAGGAAATAATTTTTTGTTATTTGCTAACACAGATAGTTTTGTAGCATTAGAGTTGGTAAGTACATCCGTAATTACATTTTTAAAATAATATCGATTTAAAAAACTATTTTTTATTGGAGTTGCGCTTCCTCTTCTATAAACAATTCTTTTAACACCAGCTTTTTTTGCTGCCAAGCCACCTATTTTTAAATCTTCTGAAATATTGATAACAATACAGTCTATGTTATTTTCTTTAAGAACCTTATTTAATTTCCTTATTTTAAAAGGGTTTAAAAAGCTAAGATTATTTATGTCAAGATTTACATATTGAATATCTGTTTTTTTTATTTTTTTATATAGTTCTGATTGATTATTAGTAA containing:
- a CDS encoding L-threonylcarbamoyladenylate synthase; its protein translation is MAHKNKPDQNFIDEINTCITVLQNGGVILYPTDTVWGIGCDATNEDAVKKIYQLKKRVNTKTMICLVANDFMLEKHVEKVPEVAFDIIDIADKPTTIVYDNPKNVAQNLIAKDNSLAIRVATDKFCQYLISKFKKPIVSTSANLSGEPTAKSFKEISSDILKGVDYAVNLQRNIQKVTPSSIIKLSNDGKVKVIRK
- a CDS encoding glycosyltransferase, with translation MANICFLNSTKTWGGGEKWHYEACLHMHSKGHNVILVTNNQSELYKKIKKTDIQYVNLDINNLSFLNPFKIRKLNKVLKENNIDCIVINISEDLKIGGLAAKKAGVKRIVYRRGSATPIKNSFLNRYYFKNVITDVLTNSNATKLSVLANNKKLFPEEKIKIIYNAIDCSNNSKEILHNNNSNDELIITSLGRLEYEKNHQFLIHLSKELKDRNIKHKIYIGGDGSLKEKLVKLSKELNVHNEVIFLGFIDDIKKFIKSSHIFIHPSLWEGFGYVLAEASLCHKPVIAFNTTSIPEIVINNKSGYIVELNNVNKVANKVELLASNSKLRDELGTYGFNYINSTFNNSFIYKQMEEYLAPKNKKNKISALLITYNEENNICEVIENISFADEIIVIDSFSTDKTEELAKKYNNITFIKREFKNYTDQKSYALSLAKNNWILFVDADERISLSLKNEIISTVNSSNPAAAYFMYRIFMYKGKKINFSGTQRDKNYRLFQKNKVKFDPSLIVHETLIVNGIVSILKNKLLHYSFNSYKAFKIKMLRYGEMKAQEDFVKNKKATPFHLYIKPIGKFVEHYIVKFGILDGIKGITISYLYAISTKNRYKFLKKLYNGTQK